In Reichenbachiella agarivorans, one genomic interval encodes:
- a CDS encoding lactonase family protein — protein MKLNLSFLLLALGTLACNTKSETQNHPVKSNLEILVGTYTGEGSDGIYSVQFDPTTGVLSDKKLLVETANPSFIARSKNHEIVFSVNETQEGGVSSFAWDETKELLKLVSRRDSQGDYPCYLSLNPEESFVSIANYGTGNVITYPIDQAGVISTKGMIKQHEDTGPNPERQEGPHAHFSMFSNDGKNIYTVDLGIDQVIKYPVHGSEIGAGVIALSLESGDGPRHLAFHPTLPIVYVITELTNMIVTASIDSAGIFQANHRISTLPKDFEGESYCADIHVSEDGRYLYASNRGHNSIAIFSIAEDGSLDMIATEPAYGDWPRNFALTPDNNYLLVANQRSNNITVFQRDSATGMLYYTSQQIEISQPVCLIF, from the coding sequence ATGAAACTAAATTTATCTTTCCTTTTACTAGCATTGGGTACGCTCGCTTGCAACACTAAATCAGAAACACAAAATCATCCTGTCAAATCCAATTTGGAGATTTTAGTAGGCACTTACACTGGAGAAGGGAGCGATGGAATATACAGTGTTCAGTTTGACCCTACTACTGGGGTGCTGTCTGATAAAAAACTGTTGGTCGAAACAGCCAATCCATCTTTCATTGCACGCAGCAAAAACCATGAAATTGTCTTTTCGGTCAACGAAACACAAGAGGGAGGGGTAAGTTCATTTGCTTGGGATGAAACGAAAGAGCTATTGAAGTTGGTGAGCAGACGAGATAGTCAGGGAGATTATCCTTGCTATCTTTCCCTCAATCCAGAGGAAAGTTTCGTCAGTATTGCCAACTATGGCACAGGCAATGTTATCACCTATCCCATAGATCAGGCTGGCGTGATCTCCACGAAAGGAATGATCAAACAACATGAGGACACAGGACCCAACCCGGAGAGACAAGAAGGTCCTCATGCTCATTTTTCCATGTTTTCCAATGATGGAAAAAATATATACACAGTGGATTTGGGTATAGATCAAGTAATCAAGTATCCAGTCCATGGATCTGAGATTGGAGCAGGTGTGATTGCTTTGAGTTTGGAGTCAGGAGATGGACCTAGACATTTAGCTTTTCATCCAACCTTACCAATAGTGTACGTGATCACGGAACTGACCAACATGATCGTGACCGCCAGCATAGATTCTGCAGGCATCTTTCAAGCAAACCACAGAATTAGTACTCTGCCTAAGGATTTCGAAGGGGAGAGCTACTGTGCTGACATCCATGTATCAGAGGACGGTCGCTACCTGTATGCATCCAACCGTGGACACAATAGCATAGCAATATTTAGCATAGCGGAGGATGGTAGTTTGGACATGATAGCTACAGAACCTGCTTATGGAGATTGGCCGAGAAACTTCGCTCTGACACCAGACAACAATTATCTACTGGTAGCCAACCAAAGGTCAAACAACATCACAGTGTTTCAACGTGATTCAGCAACAGGCATGCTTTACTACACCAGTCAGCAGATTGAAATATCGCAACCCGTATGCTTGATATTTTGA
- the hemB gene encoding porphobilinogen synthase: MLRRPRRNRKSEVIRQMVEETRLSTKDFMYPMFLLEGKNKKVEVNSMPGIHRLSLDHMLREMEECLKLGINAFDIFPVVEDKHKDKEATKSYDPKFFYLKALERIKQEFPQACIMTDVAMDPYSTDGHDGLVDEYGNILNDETLEILGSMALAQAETGIDIIGPSDMMDGRVEYIRDILDESGYENTSIMAYTAKYASAFYGPFRDALDSAPKSGDKKTYQMDPANLREAMIEAEMDEEEGADFLMVKPALAYLDVIKLLRDNFDLPIAAYNVSGEYAMLKAAAQKGWIDGDRAMMEMLLSMKRAGAKVILTYFAKEAALLMKNS; encoded by the coding sequence ATGCTAAGAAGACCCAGAAGAAACAGAAAATCTGAAGTAATCAGACAGATGGTAGAAGAGACAAGACTGTCCACCAAAGATTTTATGTATCCTATGTTCCTCTTGGAAGGAAAGAACAAAAAAGTAGAAGTCAACTCGATGCCTGGCATCCACCGATTGTCACTGGATCATATGCTACGTGAAATGGAGGAGTGTCTCAAACTAGGGATCAATGCCTTTGATATCTTCCCAGTAGTCGAAGACAAACACAAAGACAAAGAAGCCACTAAGAGTTATGATCCAAAATTTTTCTACCTGAAAGCACTGGAGAGGATCAAGCAAGAATTTCCTCAAGCATGTATCATGACCGATGTAGCAATGGATCCGTATAGTACAGATGGTCATGACGGTCTGGTAGATGAGTACGGCAACATTCTGAATGATGAAACTTTGGAAATATTGGGATCAATGGCTCTGGCTCAAGCTGAGACTGGTATTGACATCATAGGGCCATCAGACATGATGGATGGGAGAGTAGAATACATCAGGGATATATTGGACGAAAGTGGCTATGAGAATACATCAATCATGGCCTATACTGCCAAGTACGCCAGTGCATTTTATGGGCCGTTCAGAGATGCGCTAGATTCCGCTCCCAAGTCTGGGGATAAAAAAACCTACCAAATGGATCCTGCCAATCTACGTGAGGCAATGATTGAGGCTGAAATGGACGAAGAAGAAGGAGCAGATTTTCTGATGGTGAAACCTGCCTTGGCTTATCTGGACGTCATCAAGTTGCTGCGTGACAATTTTGACTTGCCTATCGCTGCCTATAACGTATCGGGAGAATATGCGATGCTCAAAGCTGCGGCACAGAAAGGCTGGATCGATGGTGACCGTGCCATGATGGAAATGCTATTGAGTATGAAACGTGCAGGAGCCAAGGTCATTTTGACGTATTTCGCTAAGGAAGCTGCTCTGCTGATGAAAAATAGTTAA
- a CDS encoding aspartyl protease family protein produces the protein MKAKYYILVMSLVGLLSYRHGMAQHVGFDLPDKLQRVRIDFELHNNLIVIPVVLNKTLKANFILDTGVQYPIITEKALADMLGLTYSRRIIIQGPGEKDSITALINTDIHLQLPGGVESGMNQSLLVLENDYLNLRETMGVDVYGIIGYDIFSRFIVEINYDEKYLVVHEHKRYKPKRRYKKLDMRVYNTKPYVSLMVENKRGDKNKLSLMIDTGASHSLLIDSPDDRSVLPTTNIMSVIGRGLGGDIEGHLGRVKNVKIGKYEFENPIVSFPQEGDYGSAVMRGSRNGTMGSEFLSRFNVVFDYFSGTLYIKKNKNYAREFEYDMSGMTLVAHGTDFNEFRVGSVRYNSPAYLAGVKRGDIIHSINGFNFEILNLSGASTLLRQKEGKKITLKITRGEEEFKTSFKLLRYI, from the coding sequence ATGAAAGCAAAATATTACATATTGGTGATGTCACTGGTGGGACTTCTATCCTATAGACATGGCATGGCACAGCATGTGGGTTTCGATCTTCCCGACAAATTGCAAAGAGTACGCATTGACTTTGAATTACACAACAATCTGATTGTCATACCTGTCGTTCTCAACAAGACGCTCAAGGCCAATTTTATACTAGACACAGGGGTGCAATACCCCATTATCACCGAAAAGGCGTTGGCCGATATGCTGGGGCTGACGTATAGTCGCCGAATCATAATCCAAGGCCCTGGAGAAAAAGACTCCATTACTGCACTCATCAATACGGATATCCATCTACAGCTACCTGGAGGTGTAGAATCTGGAATGAATCAATCACTTCTCGTTTTGGAAAACGACTACCTCAATTTGCGTGAAACCATGGGAGTCGACGTATATGGCATCATAGGATATGACATTTTTAGTCGTTTCATTGTAGAAATCAATTATGATGAAAAATACCTGGTAGTCCACGAACACAAAAGGTACAAGCCTAAAAGAAGGTATAAGAAACTTGACATGCGCGTTTACAACACCAAACCCTATGTCAGCCTCATGGTAGAAAATAAACGTGGAGACAAAAACAAGCTTAGCCTCATGATAGATACAGGAGCAAGTCATTCCCTACTCATTGACAGTCCAGACGACAGATCTGTACTCCCTACCACCAATATCATGTCAGTCATAGGTAGGGGCTTAGGTGGTGATATCGAGGGACATTTGGGTAGAGTGAAAAATGTAAAAATCGGAAAATATGAGTTTGAAAATCCAATCGTTTCCTTTCCGCAAGAAGGGGATTATGGTTCTGCTGTGATGAGAGGCAGCAGAAATGGAACCATGGGTAGCGAATTTCTATCCAGATTCAACGTGGTATTTGACTACTTTTCTGGTACGCTGTACATCAAGAAAAACAAAAACTACGCCCGAGAATTTGAATATGACATGAGCGGGATGACACTCGTAGCACATGGCACAGACTTTAACGAATTCCGAGTCGGTTCAGTGCGATATAACTCTCCCGCCTATTTGGCGGGTGTAAAAAGAGGTGACATCATTCATTCTATCAATGGTTTCAATTTTGAAATTCTCAATCTGTCTGGTGCGAGTACCTTGTTGAGACAGAAGGAGGGAAAAAAAATAACACTCAAAATCACCCGAGGAGAAGAGGAATTCAAAACCTCTTTCAAACTCCTTCGCTACATATAA
- a CDS encoding methylmalonyl-CoA mutase family protein produces the protein MSELVPQVYAPQNHIRIVTAASLFDGHDAAINIMRRIIQATGVEVIHLGHNRSVDEIVNCAIQEDVQAIAITSYQGGHVEYLKYMFDLLKEKGRPEIKIFGGGGGTILPAEIDDLHAYGINRIYSPDDGRAMGLQGMINDMIAACDFPIGENENMPLERLSPQNTLDMSRLITVVENFPKQAQELMADIKRKADLSKAPILGITGTGGAGKSSLVDELVRRYLMDFEDKTIAIISVDPSKRKTGGALLGDRIRMNAINNPRVYMRSLATRQSNLALSRYVNEAVQIVKAAGYDLIILETSGIGQSDTEITDHSDLALYVMTPEYGAATQLEKIDMLDFADVIALNKFDKRGALDAIRDVKKQFQRNHQLWDRPIEELPVFGTIASQFNDPGMNQLYVHIMRLLTAQFDPSFSPKLEVTQDSSEKVYIIPPKRVRYLSEIAESIREYDQWVSQQKNIAQNLYSIQNTINLCDSSIINQLTGLYEKTALDFDPRNKKIIDDWPHKKANYDANQYVYHVRGKEIRVETKTESLSKTKIPKISLPRYEAWGDILQWSLQENVPGEFPFTAGVFPFKREGEDPTRMFAGEGGPERTNRRFHYVSMGLPAARLSTAFDSVTLYGADPAIRPDIYGKIGNSGVNVCCLDDAKKLYSGFDLTAPTTSVSMTINGPAATICAFFMNAAIDQQCEKYIQAHGLEKEVAAKIAKIYEGRTKPHYQGELPEGNDGLGLMLLGVTGDQVLPTDVYQQIKADTLSKIRGTVQADILKEDQAQNTCIFSTEFSLRVMGDMQQYFINQQIRNFYSVSISGYHIAEAGANPITQLALTLSNGFTFVEYYVSRGMNINDFAPNLSFFFSNGIDPEYAVIGRVARRIWAKAMKLKYNADERSQKLKYHIQTSGRSLHAQEIDFNDIRTTLQALYAIYDNCNSLHTNAYDEAITTPTEASVRRAMAIQLIINKELGLTQNENPLQGAFIIEELTDLVEEAVLLEFDKITDRGGVLGAMETMYQRSKIQEESLHYEHLKHSGQYPIIGVNTFLSAQGSPTVTPGEVIRATKTEKEHQIGMLSALHRHHADQSSTVLQKLQEVAIQNGNIYEVLMETTKYCSLGQITNALYEVGGQYRRNM, from the coding sequence ATGTCCGAATTGGTCCCTCAAGTTTACGCGCCTCAAAATCACATCCGAATCGTCACCGCTGCATCGCTATTCGATGGACATGATGCCGCCATCAACATCATGCGCCGCATCATCCAAGCTACAGGCGTAGAGGTGATTCACCTCGGACACAACCGATCCGTCGATGAGATTGTGAACTGTGCGATTCAAGAGGATGTCCAGGCCATCGCGATTACTTCTTACCAAGGAGGCCATGTGGAATATTTGAAATACATGTTTGATTTGCTCAAAGAGAAAGGCAGACCTGAGATCAAAATATTCGGAGGAGGAGGTGGTACGATACTGCCAGCAGAAATCGACGACCTCCATGCCTATGGTATCAATCGAATCTACAGTCCGGACGATGGTCGTGCGATGGGACTACAAGGTATGATCAATGACATGATTGCGGCATGTGATTTTCCTATCGGAGAAAATGAAAACATGCCACTCGAAAGGCTCTCTCCACAAAATACACTGGATATGAGTCGATTGATTACAGTGGTAGAGAATTTCCCAAAACAAGCTCAAGAGCTGATGGCCGACATCAAGCGCAAAGCAGATTTATCCAAAGCACCCATACTTGGTATCACAGGCACAGGAGGTGCTGGCAAGTCATCCTTGGTAGATGAATTGGTCAGGAGGTATTTGATGGATTTTGAAGACAAAACCATAGCTATCATTTCGGTCGATCCCTCCAAACGCAAAACGGGTGGCGCACTACTGGGCGACCGTATACGTATGAATGCCATCAACAACCCTCGGGTCTACATGCGTTCATTGGCCACACGCCAGTCTAATCTTGCCTTGTCTAGGTACGTCAATGAAGCTGTTCAGATTGTCAAAGCAGCGGGTTATGATTTGATCATATTGGAGACCAGCGGAATAGGTCAGTCAGATACCGAAATCACGGATCATTCTGATCTGGCACTCTATGTGATGACGCCTGAGTATGGTGCCGCTACCCAGTTGGAAAAAATTGATATGCTGGATTTTGCTGATGTCATAGCACTCAACAAGTTTGATAAACGTGGTGCATTGGATGCCATCCGAGACGTCAAGAAGCAGTTTCAACGCAATCATCAGTTGTGGGATCGCCCCATCGAGGAGTTGCCTGTATTTGGCACCATTGCTTCACAGTTCAATGACCCAGGGATGAATCAACTCTATGTGCATATCATGAGGTTGTTGACTGCACAGTTTGATCCGAGTTTTTCCCCCAAACTAGAAGTAACCCAGGATAGCTCAGAAAAAGTCTACATTATTCCTCCCAAAAGAGTTCGGTATCTCTCAGAGATCGCTGAAAGTATCAGAGAGTACGACCAATGGGTGTCTCAACAAAAGAATATTGCTCAAAACCTCTACAGCATACAAAACACAATCAATCTCTGTGACTCTAGTATCATCAATCAACTGACCGGACTCTACGAAAAGACGGCTTTGGATTTTGATCCGAGAAACAAAAAAATCATTGATGACTGGCCTCACAAGAAGGCTAACTATGATGCGAATCAATACGTCTATCATGTCCGTGGCAAAGAAATCCGTGTAGAGACTAAAACCGAGTCACTCTCCAAGACCAAGATTCCCAAAATATCCTTACCCCGATACGAGGCTTGGGGCGACATCCTCCAATGGTCACTTCAAGAGAATGTGCCAGGTGAATTCCCCTTTACGGCGGGTGTATTTCCATTCAAGCGTGAAGGAGAAGATCCGACACGGATGTTTGCAGGAGAAGGTGGACCAGAACGAACCAATCGCAGATTTCACTACGTCTCGATGGGTTTGCCTGCTGCTAGGTTATCCACGGCCTTTGACTCGGTGACACTTTATGGTGCTGACCCAGCCATCCGTCCAGATATCTATGGTAAGATAGGCAACTCTGGTGTGAATGTCTGCTGTCTCGATGATGCCAAAAAGCTCTATTCTGGTTTTGACTTGACCGCTCCGACCACCTCCGTATCCATGACCATCAATGGGCCTGCTGCGACCATATGTGCCTTTTTTATGAATGCTGCCATCGATCAGCAGTGTGAAAAATACATCCAAGCACATGGCTTGGAAAAGGAAGTAGCTGCCAAAATAGCCAAGATTTATGAGGGAAGAACCAAACCTCATTACCAAGGAGAGCTTCCTGAGGGAAATGATGGTTTAGGATTGATGCTGCTAGGAGTCACTGGTGATCAGGTTTTACCCACCGATGTGTATCAACAAATCAAAGCTGATACCCTATCCAAAATCCGTGGAACAGTGCAGGCTGACATACTCAAAGAAGATCAGGCACAAAACACCTGCATCTTCTCAACGGAATTTTCTCTCCGTGTCATGGGTGATATGCAGCAGTATTTTATCAATCAGCAGATCCGCAATTTTTATTCCGTGTCAATTTCGGGCTACCACATCGCTGAGGCAGGTGCCAACCCTATTACCCAGCTGGCACTGACACTATCCAATGGTTTCACCTTCGTGGAATACTATGTCTCTCGTGGGATGAATATCAATGATTTTGCACCAAATCTATCCTTCTTTTTTTCCAACGGGATTGATCCAGAGTATGCAGTGATAGGTCGAGTGGCAAGGCGTATTTGGGCCAAAGCCATGAAACTAAAATACAATGCAGATGAGCGCTCACAAAAACTCAAGTACCATATTCAAACCAGTGGCCGATCACTCCACGCACAAGAGATAGATTTCAATGATATACGGACGACATTACAAGCCCTCTACGCTATCTATGACAATTGCAACTCACTGCATACCAATGCATATGATGAGGCCATTACCACGCCTACCGAAGCATCGGTACGCCGTGCCATGGCGATACAGCTCATCATCAACAAAGAGTTGGGATTGACCCAAAACGAAAATCCCTTGCAAGGAGCCTTCATCATCGAGGAACTTACCGATCTGGTGGAAGAAGCTGTATTGTTGGAGTTTGATAAAATCACAGATCGGGGCGGTGTATTGGGAGCAATGGAGACCATGTATCAGCGCAGCAAGATTCAAGAAGAAAGTCTCCACTATGAACATCTCAAACACTCAGGTCAGTATCCCATCATTGGTGTCAATACATTCTTGTCTGCTCAAGGCTCCCCTACTGTGACACCTGGAGAAGTGATCCGTGCTACCAAAACCGAAAAGGAACACCAGATAGGCATGTTGTCTGCGCTACATCGCCACCATGCAGACCAATCGTCCACAGTCCTGCAAAAACTCCAAGAAGTGGCCATCCAAAATGGCAATATCTACGAGGTACTCATGGAAACAACCAAATATTGCTCACTCGGTCAAATCACCAATGCACTCTACGAAGTAGGAGGACAGTATAGAAGAAATATGTAA
- a CDS encoding nitroreductase family protein, with product MMNFDPAQVTKLLRNRRSIFTKQFSGERVKDAFIQEMLENANWAPTYKKTEPWRFKVFCDEGLKKLGEMQAEIYKKANGKKADDSTLKKLINKPQECSHVIAIGMKRDKSITKIEEICAVAAAVQNMHLTATALGVGCYWSTGGITYLEEAKPYFDLGKKDLLLGFLYVGMPDLKKWPESKRKSIESKVTWVRE from the coding sequence ATGATGAACTTTGATCCAGCACAAGTCACAAAATTGCTTCGAAACCGAAGATCCATTTTTACCAAACAGTTTTCTGGCGAAAGGGTGAAGGATGCGTTCATTCAAGAGATGCTAGAAAATGCCAATTGGGCTCCCACCTACAAAAAGACTGAACCTTGGAGGTTCAAGGTTTTTTGTGACGAGGGATTGAAAAAACTGGGTGAGATGCAGGCTGAAATCTACAAGAAAGCAAATGGAAAAAAGGCAGACGACAGCACACTCAAAAAACTCATCAACAAGCCTCAAGAATGCTCTCATGTGATTGCCATCGGCATGAAACGTGACAAGTCAATCACCAAAATAGAAGAAATCTGTGCTGTAGCCGCTGCAGTTCAAAACATGCATCTGACCGCCACGGCTTTGGGTGTTGGCTGCTACTGGTCGACAGGAGGCATCACCTATCTGGAAGAAGCCAAACCTTATTTTGATCTCGGCAAAAAGGATTTGCTACTCGGATTTCTATATGTAGGCATGCCTGATCTCAAAAAATGGCCTGAGAGCAAAAGAAAATCCATCGAAAGCAAAGTCACTTGGGTGAGAGAGTAA
- a CDS encoding peptidoglycan DD-metalloendopeptidase family protein encodes MSVLFVGSYWMLPTQDQIQIEETFVEDTLQAPVYVPNFYYGIVVDSLQVFEGEIQRNGTLADILAPFNVPYEKINLAAKNSKAIFDVRKFVVRKPYSILYQGDSLNKSATHFIYRPNAIDYVVFDFRDSVSVYKGVREIRLVERELAGEIQTSLYVDMLNQGGDVDLVNNLVDVFGWQVDFFGIQKGDNYKIIYDEQYVDDEYIGSGKIKAAYFNHINQPYYGVHFDQGDGQDYFSKDGNSLRREFLKAPLTFTRISSRYTGRRYHPVQKRFKAHLGTDYAAPRGTPIFAASDGVITEARYKSNNGNYVKINHNGNIATQYLHMSKIATGMKPGVKVKRGQTIGYVGSTGLATGPHLCYRFWKNGVQVDALKVELPPSEPIMAEYRSAFDSLSSLYISRLNQINLPLKQQEVLTAVATQ; translated from the coding sequence TTGTCAGTATTATTTGTAGGTAGCTATTGGATGCTACCTACGCAAGATCAAATACAAATAGAGGAGACCTTCGTAGAAGACACATTGCAGGCACCCGTATATGTGCCCAATTTCTACTATGGGATCGTGGTGGATTCACTACAGGTATTTGAAGGAGAAATTCAGCGAAACGGTACATTGGCCGATATTTTGGCACCATTCAATGTCCCGTACGAAAAGATCAATCTGGCTGCTAAAAACTCCAAGGCCATTTTTGACGTGAGGAAATTTGTAGTCAGAAAACCCTATTCCATCCTGTATCAAGGAGATAGTCTCAACAAGTCTGCGACACACTTTATCTATAGACCCAATGCCATAGACTATGTGGTTTTTGATTTCAGAGACTCTGTGTCCGTGTACAAAGGTGTACGCGAGATTCGTCTGGTTGAGCGAGAGTTGGCTGGCGAGATACAAACTTCACTCTATGTCGATATGCTCAACCAAGGTGGAGATGTCGATTTGGTCAACAACCTGGTAGATGTTTTTGGCTGGCAGGTGGATTTTTTTGGAATCCAAAAAGGTGATAACTACAAGATCATCTATGACGAACAATATGTAGATGATGAATACATTGGCTCTGGCAAGATCAAAGCAGCCTACTTCAACCACATCAATCAACCCTACTATGGTGTACACTTTGATCAGGGTGATGGACAAGATTATTTTTCCAAGGATGGAAATAGCCTCAGACGTGAGTTTCTCAAAGCACCGCTGACGTTTACGAGAATTAGCTCACGCTATACAGGACGCAGATACCATCCCGTACAGAAAAGATTCAAAGCGCACCTCGGCACGGACTATGCTGCGCCTAGAGGAACGCCGATTTTTGCAGCATCCGATGGGGTAATAACAGAAGCAAGGTACAAATCCAACAATGGTAACTATGTCAAAATCAACCACAACGGAAACATCGCCACTCAATACCTACACATGTCTAAAATCGCAACTGGTATGAAGCCAGGGGTAAAAGTGAAGAGAGGACAAACCATCGGCTATGTAGGCTCGACAGGGTTAGCGACAGGTCCTCACCTGTGTTACAGATTTTGGAAAAATGGCGTACAAGTAGATGCCTTGAAGGTGGAATTGCCACCATCAGAGCCTATTATGGCAGAATATAGATCAGCCTTTGATTCCTTGTCATCATTGTATATTTCGAGATTGAATCAAATCAATTTGCCTTTGAAACAACAAGAAGTTCTCACAGCAGTAGCAACTCAATAA
- a CDS encoding protein-disulfide reductase DsbD family protein, with product MNKAIAIILIFFSVQGSAQVLQPAKWSLDISVSEPEIGQEMDLTFNVKIDQDWYLYSSDFDPDLGPLVTTIEFEPHASFELLGGITPVNPQKKYDSLWEGEYTYFKKNAQFTQRVKILSTNPTIKGSYFYQVCTDIDGKCIPFDDEFDFSPLLGSQLHATSVDDQKDKGMLTQRSNNDPYSLLSFMIAAFLAGLAAIFTPCVFPMIPMTVSFFTGNGGGKWKGIFYGFSIILIYTLIGSVLAPFMGAETANELATNWIPNVIFFAVFVVFALSFLGLFEITLPSKFVNNIDKQSDKGGLIGIFFMAFTLVVVSFSCTGPLVGTILVESAGGQILKPILGMFAFSLAFALPFTVFALFPSLLKNLPKSGGWLNSVKVVLGLLELAFAFKFLSIADQAYHWGILDREVYLAIWIVIFTILGLYLLGKIRFPHDSPSDHTSVGGLILAIATLSFVVYLIPGMFGAPLKALAGYLPPQSSQDFNLTASTETHAESTICEVPKYADFLHFPHGIQGYFDYEQALACAKEQNKPVFIDFTGHGCVNCREMEAKVWSDPMVLQRLNEDFVMLALYVDDKTDLPESEWVTSSYDGKIKKSIGKKNADFQIARLDNNAQPYYVILDTNGELLLPPKAYDLNIASFVEFLEQGKRNFKKLAK from the coding sequence ATGAATAAAGCAATCGCGATTATACTAATATTTTTCAGTGTCCAAGGATCAGCACAGGTGTTGCAACCTGCCAAATGGTCCTTGGACATTTCTGTTTCTGAGCCAGAGATAGGTCAGGAAATGGATTTAACTTTCAATGTCAAAATCGACCAAGATTGGTACTTGTACTCATCAGATTTTGATCCTGACTTGGGACCACTGGTCACGACGATCGAGTTCGAACCCCATGCAAGTTTTGAGCTACTGGGAGGTATCACACCCGTGAACCCTCAAAAAAAATATGACTCCCTGTGGGAAGGCGAGTACACCTATTTCAAGAAAAATGCCCAATTCACCCAGAGAGTAAAAATTCTCTCCACCAATCCGACAATCAAAGGTTCGTATTTCTATCAAGTCTGTACCGACATAGATGGCAAGTGTATTCCCTTTGACGATGAATTTGATTTCAGTCCTTTGTTAGGCAGTCAACTGCATGCTACATCGGTAGATGATCAAAAAGACAAGGGAATGCTAACCCAGCGCAGCAACAATGACCCTTACAGTCTTCTAAGTTTTATGATTGCGGCGTTTTTAGCTGGTTTGGCCGCCATTTTCACACCTTGCGTGTTCCCTATGATACCGATGACGGTATCGTTTTTTACTGGCAATGGCGGTGGAAAATGGAAAGGCATTTTTTATGGCTTCTCTATCATCTTGATCTACACTTTGATAGGATCGGTGCTTGCGCCCTTCATGGGAGCTGAGACAGCCAATGAATTGGCTACCAATTGGATTCCCAATGTGATCTTCTTTGCCGTGTTTGTGGTTTTTGCCCTGTCCTTTTTGGGTCTATTCGAGATTACACTTCCCAGCAAATTCGTCAACAACATTGACAAGCAATCGGACAAAGGTGGCCTAATCGGTATATTTTTCATGGCCTTTACGTTGGTAGTGGTTTCATTCTCCTGCACTGGACCTCTGGTAGGTACCATATTGGTGGAATCTGCGGGAGGTCAAATCTTGAAACCTATCTTGGGCATGTTCGCATTTTCATTGGCTTTTGCTCTGCCATTTACGGTCTTTGCGTTGTTCCCTAGTTTACTCAAAAACCTCCCAAAATCAGGTGGTTGGCTCAACAGCGTCAAAGTTGTTTTAGGACTGCTAGAGTTGGCCTTTGCATTCAAATTCTTAAGCATCGCAGATCAGGCCTACCACTGGGGTATTTTGGACAGAGAAGTATATTTGGCGATCTGGATTGTCATATTTACTATTCTTGGGCTTTACCTTTTGGGTAAAATCCGATTCCCACATGACTCTCCTTCGGATCACACTTCAGTTGGCGGATTGATCTTGGCCATTGCTACTTTGTCGTTTGTGGTCTATTTGATTCCAGGGATGTTTGGTGCGCCGCTCAAGGCATTGGCAGGCTACCTACCACCTCAGAGTTCACAGGATTTTAACCTGACTGCCTCGACCGAAACACATGCAGAAAGTACCATTTGTGAAGTACCCAAATACGCTGATTTCCTACATTTCCCACATGGGATACAAGGTTACTTTGATTACGAGCAAGCTTTGGCTTGTGCCAAAGAACAAAACAAACCTGTCTTCATAGATTTCACAGGGCATGGCTGTGTCAACTGTCGGGAGATGGAAGCCAAGGTTTGGTCTGATCCGATGGTACTACAGCGATTGAATGAGGATTTTGTGATGTTGGCATTGTATGTAGATGACAAAACGGATCTACCTGAGTCAGAATGGGTCACATCCAGCTACGATGGTAAAATAAAAAAATCGATTGGCAAAAAGAATGCTGACTTTCAGATAGCCAGGCTTGACAACAATGCACAACCCTATTATGTAATCTTGGATACAAATGGTGAATTATTACTCCCTCCTAAAGCCTATGATCTAAATATTGCTAGTTTTGTAGAATTTTTAGAACAAGGCAAGCGAAATTTTAAGAAGCTAGCCAAGTAG